Below is a genomic region from Triticum dicoccoides isolate Atlit2015 ecotype Zavitan chromosome 5A, WEW_v2.0, whole genome shotgun sequence.
GTTTCCAtctctagtactccctccatcacaTAATATAGCGGGCATTCGTTTCCATGAAAGTTGAGCTTCACACATCAAGTTTATAGAAAACCTTTTCAACGTTTACAATAGAGTGAAGTGCACGTAGGTCCTTGAACTATTTTAAGGGTGTCACATAGGTCTTCACAGTATGAAAATCGTCGTTCAGGTCCTCAAAGTATAGTGAGTGTGTCATGCTAGACAAAGTATAGGTCCTCAGACTACTTTAATATTGAACTGATTCTGGACCTGGATGAAACACTTATTACACTTTAAGGACCTAgatgacgattttcatagttcgaAAACCTACATGACACCCTTAAAATAGTTTGGGGATCTACTATGCACTTCACTCTTTACAATACCAAACATATACCATATGAATATAGATTTCATGATTAATCTAATATGAATATAGATTTCATGATTAATCTAATGGTGTTGATTCGATATTCTCATCACATAAACTCGGTCAATGTTGATAAAGTTTAACTTTAAAAAGATGGAATACACACCATATTAGGAAACTAGGACCGTGTCCGTTCTCACCAGATTAGCATAGCATTGTCGTCCATAAACATGCACACATAGATACAGTAGCTAACGAAATTAACGGTGAATACTATGTTTGTGGTGCATGCGTGGTGCTCGCCGGTGGGGACATATATTACATAGGATTCCATTCCACGTCTTGCCCGCTAGGTAGTACAACATATAAAGCAGGAACAAAAGGAAATCGAATCCACGTACGGTCTGGCCTCACACAATCGATCTTTTATCATACAATCAGCCATCACCTACTTGTGACGGAAATGCCGTTAATTTACATAGCTGGATCGATTGATTCGTCCATCACCTCAATATTAAGGAGATATATTACATACTAGCCTAATTTTGCAACAAAGCTACTACTACGTACTAGCTAGATTACATATGCACATGCATAGTTCACGACTCCCATTAATATTGATATGTCCATCACCAAGAGCTAGCTTTGGACAATTAATCATGTATAAGTAGCAAGCACATGCATTGGTAGTCTTGTATATAACTAATTAATTAGTGGAATAATTAAGCTACTGCAGTCGATGAACCATGGCCGCCGCCGATCATGGCGCAGGGGCGGAGCGGCACCTCTGCCTCTGCTCGAGCCCGAAGTGGAGAGTGGACCTGCTGGACCTGCTCCTGCCGCCGCcgttgcttctgctgctgctgcagtCGGGGAGCACTGCCGCCTGCGCCGCCGTCGCCGAACGTTCCTGCATCCAGATGTGCAACACAAGTTACACAACCAATATCATAATGCTGCATGCTAGCATCAAGTATATGTAGACGTAATCCGTTAAACTACAAATGGCCATGGTGAATATGCGCGTACTTTGATGAAGTCCTGCTCGCGCTTGATGAGCATCTGGTTCTCCCTGCGCAGCTGCGCCAGCTCCATCTCCAGCTCGTTGGTGTAGGCCTGCTTCCGCGCCCGCGACCGGGCCGCCGACTCCCGGTTCTTTATCATCCGGCGCTGACGGTCGACCGCCGCCGGAGCATCGACCTGCACCCTCTTGCTGTTGTTGTTGCCGCTGTTGGCTCCGGAGGCGGAGGGGAAGCCAAAGGGGTAGTCATTGCAGGAGCTGGAGCCGGAGGGCGTACCGGAACCGGGACCACCACCGTGGAAGGTGAACTGGACGGAGGAGCTGAGGGTGAGCGCCGTGTAAGGAGCCCCCCGCCGCAGCGGCACCGGGCCGGCGAGGTAGTCCTGGGGGAAGACGGCGGCGGCTGGAGAGCGGATGTGGTACGACTGCAGCGCGGCCGGGGTGGAAGGCAGGGACATGTCCTTCCACAACTCCTCCATCCGAAACACTCCACTGGATCCTACTTGGCCTTCACCTAATATGTGTGCAAGGTGAGAGACGCTGGCACACGCGTAACGCTAAGTATATATGGCATGCTCCTTGTGGCTCTCTTCTCTTAGTTTATAGCCACAAACGCAACGCCCTGTCCACCCATGGGTGGCCTGGTGTGTGTGGGTGCAAGTAATCTACCGGAGTATTATGCTTCAATGGCGTGTTGCTTGTTTGTCATATCTGGctacgcatgcatgcatgtatgtgTGCGTTTGATTCTTCTCGGCATTTCTCTATATTTGTATTTCTGTATCATAGTGATCTT
It encodes:
- the LOC119298414 gene encoding bZIP transcription factor 27-like, which gives rise to MEELWKDMSLPSTPAALQSYHIRSPAAAVFPQDYLAGPVPLRRGAPYTALTLSSSVQFTFHGGGPGSGTPSGSSSCNDYPFGFPSASGANSGNNNSKRVQVDAPAAVDRQRRMIKNRESAARSRARKQAYTNELEMELAQLRRENQMLIKREQDFIKERSATAAQAAVLPDCSSSRSNGGGRSRSSRSTLHFGLEQRQRCRSAPAP